One stretch of Xiphophorus maculatus strain JP 163 A chromosome 19, X_maculatus-5.0-male, whole genome shotgun sequence DNA includes these proteins:
- the LOC102218783 gene encoding heme-binding protein 1-like, which translates to MDRGGCQMSGGGGGGGGNGAIDQHGMITLEDLESFSEEQLSDSGNGSLEEEGETMEAEDGSERLLRYWQEVARGHQVEVSPEMAEPIQQLSSDNQGRSQREHIPFTLLLRKEKCGEQLYEKRHYEKGHWACITMHEDTYEQSICYGFMKIMRYICQQNSLGDYLGMTLPIVTIVRTDENHSVISQDVTVAYYLPIEHQAQPPQPYDNEIVIEVWPAATVYTRAFTGPTNEVTIINQINTMAELLDSPAVCVNDSFIVAGYTNPAHSNRQNEIWFLERR; encoded by the exons ATGGACCGAGGAGGCTGTCAGATGAGCGGCggaggaggcggcggcggcggcaacGGCGCCATCGACCAACACGGGATGATCACCCTGGAGGACCTGGAGTCCTTCTCCGAGGAGCAGCTGTCAGATTCGGGCAACGGCAGCTtggaagaggagggagaaacTATGGAGGCAGAGGACGGTTCCGAACGACTGCTACGTTACTGGCAGGAAGTGGCGAGAGGCCACCAAGTCGAAGTTTCTCCAg AAATGGCCGAACCAATTCAGCAGCTAAGTAGCGACAACCAAGGACGTAGTCAAAGAGAGCACATCCCATTCACCCTCCTACTGCGAAAAGAGAAG TGTGGGGAGCAGCTCTATGAGAAACGGCACTATGAAAAGGGCCACTGGGCTTGCATAACTATGCATGAGGACACATACGAACAGAGCATCTGCTACGGTTTCATGAAAATAATGAGATACATTTGTCAGCAGAACTCCTTAG GAGACTACCTTGGTATGACGTTGCCCATCGTGACAATAGTGCGGACAGATGAGAACCACTCAGTGATCTCCCAGGATGTCACTGTGGCGTACTACCTTCCTATTGAGCATCAGGCCCAGCCGCCACAACCGTACGATAACGAGATCGTCATCGAAGTCTGGCCAGCCGCTACCGTATACACAAG GGCGTTTACTGGTCCCACCAACGAAGTTACCATCATCAACCAGATCAACACCATGGCGGAGCTGCTGGACTCCCCTGCCGTGTGCGTCAACGACTCGTTCATCGTGGCCGGCTACACCAACCCGGCTCACAGCAACCGTCAGAATGAAATCTGGTTCCTGGAGCGACGCTGA